The genomic region TAAATTATGATACATAATGTTGTATCGTTTTATTCTCAATTTTTCTTCAGAATTGTTTTTATCTTGATGAAGATTTTTAATAGATAATGGTACAGAATTTTTTTTACAATGTTCTGTACAATGTTTGACCCATTTTTTAGAAGATAAAGTCAAATTATGATTGATGTGAATCGCACGTATTTTGATATCAGAAATGATTTTTTTTATCGCAATAAGTTTATAAAGTAAAACTGTAGAATCTAATCCACCACTATAAGCTATTACGAATGATTTGTTATTTGTGAGTGTTATAATTTTTCTTATCAAAAAAAACCTATTAAAATATTTTAATACGTTCGAGTGGACTTGAACCACTAACTTCTATCATGTCATGATAGTGCTCTAACCAATTGAGCTACGAACGTAAGAACTTAAATTTTTATTTAATGTTTTTAATATTTCAATTATATATTATTATTGATATAATATACAAATATTTTAATTAAAAATTGATATTTTTTTATTTATTTTCCGTTATGATATCATTAAAATTCTTAAAAAGATTAAAAGTATTATGCTGTTGAGGAAATGTTATGTTTACAGGTATTGTAAATGGAATTGCTAGTATTGTTTCTATAAAAAAGAAAAAAAAAATACATGTCATCACTGTGCAACTTCCATCTGTTTTATCTAAAAATTTAAAAATAGGTGATTCAATAGCACATAATGGATGTTGTTTAACTGTTAAGTCTATTGACTATGATTATATAACATGCGATGTCATACAGGAAACTCTAAAAAAGACTAATTTAGGGATTCTAAATATTGGAGATAAGATAAATATTGAAAGATCAGTGAAATATGGAGATGAAATTGGTGGTCACATAATATCTGGTCATGTGATGAATACAGTTAAAGTCACTAAAATATTAAAATTTGATAAAAATTATATTTTATGGTTAAAATTACAAGATAAAAATTTAATGAAATATATTTTTTATAAAGGATTTATTTGTATTGATGGAATTAGTTTGACTGTTGGAAATGTCTCTGAAAATGAATTTTCTATTAATCTAATACCTCAAACTTTATTGAGTACTACAATAGGTAGTAAAAAAAAAGGTAGTTTAATGAACATCGAAGTAGATTTTTATACTCGAACGATTGTAGATACTACTGAATATTTAATTAATACACAATCAATCATATTCAAAAGATAATAAAATATTAACATTATTTTTAAATAAAACTTATATAGAACAATATATGGATGATGGTTTTTATACATGAAACATTATTTTTTATTTTTTATATCTAATATATTAATTGATAATTTTATTTTAGTAAAGTTTCTTGGTTTATGTCCATTTTTAGGTTCTTCAAATAACTTAAAAACTGCTATTGGAATGAGTTTTGCAACTACCTTTGTTGTTTGTATGTCGTCAATTTTTTTATGGTTAGTAAATTTTTTCATTTTATTACCATTGGATATAACTTATTTAAAAATTATAGCTTATATGTTAATTATTTCATGTAGTGTTCAATTTTTAGAAATTGTATTACGTAATACTAGTCCTATATTATATAGGACACTTGGAATTTTTCTTCCTTTAATTACAACTAATTGCACAGTCTTAGCAATTCCATTATTTAACTTATATTCTAATTATACATTTTTAGAGTCTATATTTTATAGTATTAGTGCATCTTTGGGATTTACTTTAGTCATGATTATTTTTTCTTGTATACGTGAACGTATAGTTTTATCTGATATTCCTTTACCGTTTCAAGGTGCTCCTATTGTTTTAATTACTGTTAGTATGATGTCTATTATTTTTATGGGCTTTAAGGGTTTGGTAAAAATTTAATGATGCTAACGATTTTTATTTTTGCTATGATATCTTTTTTATTTGGAATCATATTAGGTTTTACTTCTTATAAATGTCAATTAAAAAAAGATCCCGTTATCGAATCTGTAAATGAATTATTACCTCAAAGTCAATGTGCGCAATGCGGATATCCTGGATGTTATCCCTATGCAACTGCAATAGTGAAAAATTCTGAAAAAATTAACAAATGTCTTCCTGGAGGAAGTAATGTTATATTAGAAATTTCTAATTTATTAAATATAGAAAAACCTATTAATAATGTTGTTATTAAAGATGTAAAAATATTTCATACAGTTGCATGGATTGATGAAGAAAATTGTGTAGGATGTTCAAAATGTGTTCTTTTTTGCCCAGTAGATGCAATTATTGGTGCACCAAATTTTATACATACAGTTTTACAAAATTTTTGTACAGGTTGTAATATTTGTTTATTACATTGTCCGACTAATTGTATCAAGATAAAAACAAGATAATTATGAATGTTATAAAATTATTATGTAACAAAAATATTTTAAAAAAAATTTTTTCAATAGCATTATGGAAAAAAACAATTTTTAGTTTTTTTAATATAAAAAAAAATATAATTTTCAAGGTGGTGTAAAATATTCATATAAAAAAAATAAACTAAATGATCATTTTTTACAAAAGTCACTTCTTCCTAAAATATTTTTTATTATGATTAAAGGTAATTTTAGTGATAAACAAATACGTGTAAAAGTAAATCAAAAAATATTGCGTGGACAACCCTTGATTTTTGGTAATGATAATATTGTTCCTGTTCATTCACCAACATCAGGTTGGATAAAAGATATTTCTTTTAGTTCTGATTTTACTGAAAATAAGAAGAAAATTTTAAAAATTGTAGTTGTACCAGATTATTTAGATCAATGGATCCGATTAAAACCTATTCAAAACTATAAACAATATACTTCTGAAAAATTAATTAAAAAAATTTATCAATCAGGTGTTGTGGGTCTTGGTGGTGCTGAATTTTCATCTGCAAAAAAATTAATGTTAGCTATGAATAAAGCACATACTTTGATTGTTAATGCTGTAGAAAGTGAACCATATATAACAGCAGATTATTGTCTAATAAATAATCATTTTAGTGACATCCTTATAGGATGTAAGATTATTTGTTGGATAAATTCAATTAAAATTGTTTTAATTGCAATTCAAGAAGATAAAATTGAATCTATTTTAAAAATTTCTCATTTAATTAAAAATGATTCATTATTTAAAATTTGTATCATCAAAAAAAAATATCCTGGAGGCAGTAGTAAAATTTTAGTAAAAGCCTTAACAGGTCAAGAAATACCTTATAATCAACATTCTATAGATATAGGATATCTTGTGTTCAATGTTGCGACAATATATGCTATCAAACAATCAGTTATTGATGGTAAACCTTTAACTGAACGAATTATTACTATTTTAAGTGATCGAGATTTTTTATCAGGAAATTTTTGGACTAGAATAGGCACTCCAATAAAACATTTTTTAAGTAATCAAGTAGATGAAAAAAATTTGGATTTAAGTGTATATTTAGGAGGTCCATTTATGGGAAAAAAAATAAATAACTTAAATTATTCAATACTAAAAACAAATAATTTTATTTTTTTTCGATTTAATACAATACAATATAAAAATACTATTAATTATCACTGTATTCGATGTGATTACTGTTCCAATGTATGTCCAGTAAATCTACTGCCCCAACAAATTTATTTATATGCTAAAAATAACATTCATGAAAAAACGAGAAAATATAATGTTTTAGATTGTATTGAGTGCAAAGCATGTGAAAAAGTTTGTCCGAGTTATATTCCGTTAGTGAAATTTTTTACAGAAGAAAAAAATATTCTCAAAAATATAAACATAGAAAAAAACTTTAAAAAGTCATCTTTTCTTCGTTTTAAAAAACGAGAAGAACGATTATTAGCTCAAAAAAAATTCATTAACAATAAAGATAAATATCTTCTCAATGAGAATAAAACAAAATCTATGCATGTCAAACATCAATATATAAATATTGCTGAAAAAAATCAACGAAAAGAAATAGTTGCTGCAGCGATAGCACGTATAAAACAAAAACAATAAACTTATTTATTCTTAATAGATGATATATAACCAATGATGTTTCCTAAAATATATTATGTTTCTAGTGTTAGAAAAATAATGTTTATAGTAATTGTAGCTTGTATTCCTGGCATAATTGCTAAATGTTATTTTTTTGGTAGTGCAAGTTTAATACAAATTTTTTTTTCTGTAATCGTTGCTTTATTATTAGAAACGATAGTATTAAAAATACGTCTAAAAACTATTAGAACTCATTTACAAGATAATTCTGCTATTTTGACTGGAGTTTTATTTGGATTGAGTATTCCTATTGTTCCTTGGTGGATGATAATTATTGGAATGTTTTTTGCTATTGTTATTGGAAAACATTTGTATGGTGGAATTGGCCAAAATATATTTAATCCAGCTATGTTAGGTTATGCGGTTTTATTAATATCTTTTCCAATTGAGATGAATAATTGGAACGAACGAAATTACGCTTTGTTTTCTTTAAATGAGATTCAACAGTCTTTAAATCTCATTTTTTTGAAATATTCTATTTTTAATATCGAAAATACTAATTTTTATTTAGTTCCTGATTTTTTTACTGAGGAAACACCTTTAAATAATTTTAAAATACAAAATCATTTAAAACATTTTTATCAAGTAGAAAATAATACACATCTAAATATTAATATTCAAAATAGCTGGCAATATATAAATATCAGTTTTTGTTTAGGAGGGATGTTTTTACTGTTCAAAAAAGTAATTTGTTGGCGTATTCCAATAAGTTTTTTAAGTGCTTTAGGAAGTATATCAATTATTTCTTTTTTTTATTCGAAAGAATTGTTTTTATCTCCTTTAATACATTTTTTTTCTGGAGGAACAATGATATGTGCTTTTTTTATTGCTACAGATCCAGTTACTACTTCTTGTACTAATTTAGGAAAGATAGTTTTTGGGATAATAATTGGTGTTCTGACCTGGGTTATTCGTAATTATAGCGATTATCCAGATGCAATAGCATTTTCAGTTTTATTCGCCAATATGCTAGTTCCACTAATTGATCATTGTACTCAAACATCTGGATATGGCCATAAAAATTCATCAAAATGTACATAAAAATATTAAAAAACGCTTTTTTAATTAGTTTTTTTTCTATTTTTTCTATTATTAGTATAATTTTAATAAATAAAATAACTGAAACTAAAATAGTTGATCAAAATCAAAAAAAAGAAGATCTTTTATTAGAAAAGCTTTTATCTCCGCAAGTGTTAAATAAATTTGAAAGAAAATTATACAAAGTAAAAAATAACTTTTTGGGAGATGATAAAACTCATAATTTATGGTTATTATTAGATAAAAAAAAGGAAGCACAAGGAGCTATTGTTGAAGCGAATGCTCCTGATGGTTATTCAGGTTCAATTCATATGTTAGTAGCGGCATATTTTGACGGTAAAATTATTGGAGTACGGATATTGTCTCATAAGGAAACTCCAGGAATCGGAGATAAAATTGAATTATCAATTTCTAATTGGATTACTAAGTTTTCTAATATTTATGTATCTTCTGAAGAAGATACTAGTTGTTTATTAAAAAAATATGGAGGAAAAATTGAACAATTTACAGGAGCTACAATCACTCCACAGGCAGTAAGTAATGCGGTGAAAAGAGCAGTTCTTTTTATTAAAAATATATCATCTATTTTAGATCTTGCGAATGAACATATTTATGACATGTAAAAATTTTTTAAAAAATAGATTATGGGAAAATAACGCATCTATTGTGCAATTATTAGGATTATGTCCAGTTTTAGCAATGACGACAAATTGTGTTAATGCGATAGGATTAGGAATAACAACTACTTTAGTCTTAATGATAACTAATACTTTAGTTTCTTGTTTTAAGAAATTTATACCTAAAAATTTAAGAATTCCTATTTATATGATATTAATTTCGTCTATTGTTACTGCTATAGAAATGTTAATTCATGCATATCAATTTAGTTTATATCAGTCATTAGGAGTTTTTATTCCATTAATAGTTACTAATTGT from Buchnera aphidicola (Diuraphis noxia) harbors:
- a CDS encoding riboflavin synthase subunit alpha — translated: MFTGIVNGIASIVSIKKKKKIHVITVQLPSVLSKNLKIGDSIAHNGCCLTVKSIDYDYITCDVIQETLKKTNLGILNIGDKINIERSVKYGDEIGGHIISGHVMNTVKVTKILKFDKNYILWLKLQDKNLMKYIFYKGFICIDGISLTVGNVSENEFSINLIPQTLLSTTIGSKKKGSLMNIEVDFYTRTIVDTTEYLINTQSIIFKR
- the rsxA gene encoding electron transport complex subunit RsxA, which gives rise to MKHYFLFFISNILIDNFILVKFLGLCPFLGSSNNLKTAIGMSFATTFVVCMSSIFLWLVNFFILLPLDITYLKIIAYMLIISCSVQFLEIVLRNTSPILYRTLGIFLPLITTNCTVLAIPLFNLYSNYTFLESIFYSISASLGFTLVMIIFSCIRERIVLSDIPLPFQGAPIVLITVSMMSIIFMGFKGLVKI
- the rsxB gene encoding electron transport complex subunit RsxB, with amino-acid sequence MLTIFIFAMISFLFGIILGFTSYKCQLKKDPVIESVNELLPQSQCAQCGYPGCYPYATAIVKNSEKINKCLPGGSNVILEISNLLNIEKPINNVVIKDVKIFHTVAWIDEENCVGCSKCVLFCPVDAIIGAPNFIHTVLQNFCTGCNICLLHCPTNCIKIKTR
- a CDS encoding RnfABCDGE type electron transport complex subunit D, whose protein sequence is MMFPKIYYVSSVRKIMFIVIVACIPGIIAKCYFFGSASLIQIFFSVIVALLLETIVLKIRLKTIRTHLQDNSAILTGVLFGLSIPIVPWWMIIIGMFFAIVIGKHLYGGIGQNIFNPAMLGYAVLLISFPIEMNNWNERNYALFSLNEIQQSLNLIFLKYSIFNIENTNFYLVPDFFTEETPLNNFKIQNHLKHFYQVENNTHLNINIQNSWQYINISFCLGGMFLLFKKVICWRIPISFLSALGSISIISFFYSKELFLSPLIHFFSGGTMICAFFIATDPVTTSCTNLGKIVFGIIIGVLTWVIRNYSDYPDAIAFSVLFANMLVPLIDHCTQTSGYGHKNSSKCT
- the rsxG gene encoding electron transport complex subunit RsxG, whose amino-acid sequence is MYIKILKNAFLISFFSIFSIISIILINKITETKIVDQNQKKEDLLLEKLLSPQVLNKFERKLYKVKNNFLGDDKTHNLWLLLDKKKEAQGAIVEANAPDGYSGSIHMLVAAYFDGKIIGVRILSHKETPGIGDKIELSISNWITKFSNIYVSSEEDTSCLLKKYGGKIEQFTGATITPQAVSNAVKRAVLFIKNISSILDLANEHIYDM